A genomic stretch from Nocardia wallacei includes:
- a CDS encoding alpha/beta fold hydrolase — MLNHHRVGAGEPLVLVHGVGSRWQVWEPVIDTLARSFEVFAVDLPGFGASAPLERTTVDELTDALAAFLADQGLERPHLAGNSMGGLIVLNLGARGLARSVTAFSPIGFWSVAGRVWCQRSLGVSKALGLRMRRALPAILGTPAGRTTFLSLVFGKPWAVPPQVALDTAHGAMYAPGFDSALASFDDARLQHGGRLDRIPVTVAWGDRDILLTHATQSRRARAWLPGARHRTLPGSGHTPFYDDPERCARVILDQLDASTGSPS; from the coding sequence ATGCTGAACCACCACCGAGTCGGTGCGGGCGAACCGCTGGTCCTGGTGCACGGAGTCGGTAGCCGGTGGCAGGTGTGGGAGCCGGTCATCGACACGCTGGCGCGGTCGTTCGAGGTGTTCGCCGTCGACCTGCCCGGGTTCGGCGCGTCCGCCCCGCTCGAACGCACCACCGTCGACGAGCTCACCGACGCCCTCGCCGCCTTCCTCGCCGATCAGGGACTCGAGCGGCCGCATCTGGCGGGCAATTCCATGGGCGGGCTGATCGTGCTGAACCTCGGCGCCCGCGGCCTGGCCCGCTCGGTCACCGCCTTCTCGCCGATCGGATTCTGGTCGGTCGCCGGGCGCGTGTGGTGCCAGCGTTCACTGGGTGTATCGAAAGCGCTGGGCCTGCGCATGCGCCGGGCGCTGCCGGCGATCCTCGGCACGCCCGCGGGCCGCACCACCTTCCTGAGCCTGGTGTTCGGCAAGCCGTGGGCCGTCCCGCCGCAGGTCGCGCTCGACACCGCGCACGGCGCCATGTACGCGCCCGGATTCGACAGCGCCCTGGCCTCTTTCGACGACGCGCGGCTGCAGCACGGCGGGCGCCTGGACCGGATCCCGGTCACCGTCGCCTGGGGCGACCGCGACATCCTGCTCACCCATGCCACACAGAGTCGCCGCGCCCGCGCCTGGTTGCCCGGCGCCCGCCACCGCACGCTGCCCGGCAGCGGCCACACCCCGTTCTACGACGATCCGGAACGCTGCGCCCGGGTCATTCTCGATCAACTGGACGCGAGCACCGGGAGTCCGTCATGA
- a CDS encoding ATP-binding protein — protein sequence MLAGRDSEQAEIDGLLADARAGAGRSLVIRGEAGIGKSALVEYAATAAAGMRVVRGVGVESEAELAFGALHLLLYPYLDRLGGLPGPQEAALRAAFGQIEAPEANRFLVGAATLTLLAELAAETPTLVLVDDAQWLDRSSSDALLFATRRFHADSIAVVFAVRETASPFATPGIETLRLSGLPRPAALRLLAERAPGLTVPGRERVLAESAGNPLALIELGMARRTAERAGHADPMHEVGPLPVTRRVQESFRAQITELPSATRTLLLIAAADTGAGVDAILGVGAAFGLTAADLGPAEHADLVAISTDSLTFRHPLIRAAAYQQAAHHQRVAVHEAFARVLTADADADRRTWHLAAATTEPDERVATELEHTARRAQHRGGAMAVSAAYDRAARLSADPEHRARRVLLAARAAYDAGRPDRADRLATEATALTTDNGIRAAATHIKAQIEYERTSPARDAELALQAAELVVGHDPERAVYILSEAACCARDAGRRDLLERTVGYFESLRLPANSPLRSHVAAQLAWADFLAGRPAAAVGAMAEQVRVARGADVDGLHKIVAAFSGVMLADDAGTAAIMDAALDEARSTGAVLWIPYSLEMLALARLLNGQFLQARTAVAEGISLALELEMDTEAAVLRAVEVWLAAVAGDAEHARALAADVEPLLSRRHPTHAALATWGLALTDLSAGRFEAVVDALDRVCTGPVAYDFLIRAVPDHVEAAVRGGFPERAAAHLPAFERWARAIPNPVGEALLHRCHALTAGTDDDAEKHYRTALELHERHGGPYDRARTQLSFGEWLRRRRRRADARVPLVAAMDAFDRVGARDWADRARVELAALGEQPAEHRGDPLKTLTPQEVQVVRLAAAGHSNREIGAQLFLSPRTVGHHLYKAYPKLGVTRRIELAQLDL from the coding sequence GTGTTGGCAGGTCGTGACAGCGAGCAGGCCGAGATCGATGGGCTGCTCGCCGACGCCAGGGCGGGCGCCGGCCGGTCTCTGGTGATCCGGGGCGAGGCGGGTATCGGGAAGTCCGCCCTGGTGGAGTACGCCGCGACCGCGGCGGCCGGGATGCGGGTGGTGCGCGGCGTCGGCGTCGAGTCCGAGGCCGAACTCGCCTTCGGCGCATTGCATCTGCTGCTGTACCCCTACCTGGATCGACTCGGCGGGCTGCCCGGACCGCAGGAGGCGGCGCTGCGGGCGGCGTTCGGGCAGATCGAGGCGCCCGAGGCGAACCGCTTCCTCGTCGGCGCGGCCACCCTGACGCTGCTGGCCGAACTGGCCGCCGAGACACCGACTCTGGTCCTCGTCGACGACGCGCAGTGGCTCGATCGCAGCTCCTCCGACGCGCTGCTGTTCGCCACCCGCCGCTTCCACGCCGACTCGATCGCGGTCGTGTTCGCCGTGCGGGAGACCGCCTCACCGTTCGCCACCCCGGGCATCGAAACGCTGCGCCTGAGTGGTCTCCCGCGCCCGGCGGCCCTGCGATTGCTCGCCGAGCGCGCACCGGGGCTGACCGTGCCCGGCCGTGAACGGGTGCTGGCCGAGTCGGCCGGTAATCCGTTGGCGCTCATCGAACTCGGCATGGCGCGCCGGACCGCCGAACGCGCGGGGCACGCCGACCCGATGCACGAGGTCGGCCCGCTCCCCGTGACTCGTCGTGTACAGGAGAGCTTCCGGGCCCAGATCACCGAATTGCCTTCGGCTACACGCACACTGCTGTTGATCGCGGCGGCCGATACCGGTGCGGGCGTCGATGCCATCCTGGGCGTGGGGGCCGCGTTCGGGCTCACGGCCGCCGATCTCGGGCCCGCCGAACACGCCGATCTCGTCGCGATATCCACCGACAGCCTGACGTTTCGGCATCCGCTGATCCGCGCCGCCGCCTACCAGCAAGCGGCCCATCATCAGCGCGTCGCCGTGCACGAGGCATTCGCCCGGGTGCTCACCGCCGACGCGGACGCCGACCGCCGCACCTGGCACCTCGCCGCCGCCACGACCGAACCGGACGAGCGGGTGGCCACCGAACTCGAACACACGGCCCGGCGAGCGCAGCACCGCGGCGGGGCGATGGCGGTGTCGGCGGCCTACGACCGCGCCGCGCGACTCAGCGCCGACCCCGAGCACCGGGCCCGGCGGGTTCTGCTGGCCGCCCGCGCCGCCTACGACGCCGGCCGGCCGGACCGGGCCGACCGGCTGGCCACCGAGGCCACCGCGCTCACCACCGACAACGGAATCCGCGCGGCGGCAACCCATATCAAGGCGCAGATCGAATACGAGCGCACCTCACCCGCCCGCGACGCCGAACTCGCCCTGCAGGCGGCGGAACTGGTGGTCGGCCACGACCCCGAGCGCGCGGTCTACATCCTGTCCGAGGCCGCCTGTTGCGCGCGCGACGCGGGCCGCCGCGATCTGCTGGAGCGCACGGTCGGCTACTTCGAATCCCTTCGCCTGCCCGCGAATTCGCCGCTGCGCAGCCACGTCGCCGCCCAGCTCGCCTGGGCCGATTTCCTGGCCGGGCGGCCCGCGGCGGCGGTCGGCGCCATGGCCGAGCAGGTGCGCGTGGCGCGGGGCGCCGACGTCGACGGCCTGCACAAGATCGTCGCGGCGTTCAGCGGGGTGATGCTCGCCGACGACGCGGGCACCGCGGCGATCATGGATGCCGCGCTGGACGAGGCCCGCTCGACGGGTGCGGTGCTGTGGATCCCGTACTCTCTCGAGATGCTGGCGCTCGCGCGGCTGCTGAACGGACAGTTCCTGCAGGCGCGAACGGCTGTGGCGGAAGGCATTTCGCTCGCCCTCGAACTCGAGATGGATACCGAGGCGGCCGTGTTGCGGGCGGTCGAGGTGTGGCTGGCCGCGGTGGCGGGCGACGCGGAGCACGCCCGGGCGCTCGCCGCGGACGTCGAACCGCTGCTGTCCCGACGACATCCGACCCATGCCGCGCTGGCGACCTGGGGACTCGCGCTCACGGACCTGTCGGCGGGCCGGTTCGAGGCGGTCGTCGACGCCCTGGACCGCGTCTGTACCGGCCCGGTCGCGTACGACTTCCTGATCCGTGCCGTGCCCGACCACGTCGAGGCGGCCGTCCGCGGCGGGTTCCCCGAGCGCGCCGCGGCACATCTGCCCGCGTTCGAGCGCTGGGCCCGCGCGATACCGAACCCCGTGGGAGAGGCCCTGTTACACCGCTGCCACGCCCTCACGGCCGGTACCGACGACGATGCGGAGAAGCATTACCGCACCGCACTGGAACTGCACGAGCGGCACGGCGGACCCTACGACCGCGCCCGCACCCAGCTGTCTTTCGGCGAATGGCTGCGCCGCCGCCGTCGCCGGGCCGATGCCCGCGTCCCGCTGGTGGCGGCAATGGACGCCTTCGATCGCGTCGGCGCCCGCGACTGGGCCGACCGCGCCCGGGTCGAACTGGCCGCGCTCGGCGAACAGCCCGCCGAGCACCGCGGCGACCCGCTGAAAACGCTGACGCCGCAGGAGGTTCAGGTGGTGCGGCTGGCGGCGGCCGGGCACAGCAACCGCGAGATCGGCGCGCAGTTGTTCCTCAGCCCGCGCACCGTCGGGCACCACCTGTACAAGGCGTATCCGAAGCTCGGCGTCACCCGGCGCATCGAACTGGCCCAGCTCGACCTGTGA
- a CDS encoding SDR family NAD(P)-dependent oxidoreductase, which yields MLLENKTAVIYGAGGSIGSALAKGFAAEGASCHLVGRTAATLDKVADEIRGSGGRAETAVVDALDAAAVADHADAVAEKSGSLDISVNVISHDGLFQPLVDIPVDVFADSIAKVARTQLATTQAAARHMIQQKSGVILFFGGSDPVHKFPGLGNVQVGMDTADALRRQWAADLGPYGIRVVSLLTGGIIDTFPDIPETEQARKGIIDGTLLKRAATLSDVGHVAAFVASDRGRSLTGTQVNISCGACGD from the coding sequence ATGTTGCTCGAGAACAAGACCGCGGTCATCTACGGCGCCGGCGGGTCCATCGGATCCGCGCTGGCGAAGGGCTTCGCCGCCGAGGGCGCGAGCTGCCACCTGGTGGGCCGCACCGCCGCCACGCTCGACAAGGTCGCCGACGAGATCCGCGGGTCCGGTGGCCGCGCCGAGACCGCCGTGGTGGACGCGCTGGACGCCGCCGCCGTCGCCGACCACGCCGACGCGGTGGCCGAGAAGTCCGGCAGCCTGGACATCTCGGTCAATGTGATCAGCCACGACGGGCTGTTCCAGCCGCTCGTCGACATCCCGGTGGACGTCTTCGCCGACTCGATCGCCAAGGTCGCCCGGACGCAGCTGGCCACCACCCAGGCCGCCGCGCGGCACATGATCCAGCAGAAGTCCGGGGTCATCCTGTTCTTCGGCGGCTCGGATCCCGTGCACAAGTTTCCGGGGCTCGGCAATGTGCAGGTAGGTATGGATACCGCGGACGCGCTGCGGCGACAGTGGGCGGCCGACCTCGGTCCGTACGGCATCCGGGTCGTCTCGCTGCTGACCGGCGGCATCATCGACACCTTCCCGGACATCCCGGAAACCGAGCAGGCGCGCAAGGGCATCATCGACGGCACCCTGCTGAAACGGGCCGCCACGCTGTCGGACGTCGGGCATGTCGCGGCATTCGTCGCCTCCGACCGCGGCCGATCGCTCACCGGCACCCAGGTCAACATCTCCTGCGGCGCCTGCGGGGACTGA
- a CDS encoding alpha/beta fold hydrolase, with protein MRGRWIRRIVLGMVLTAGAATVSAVPAGADDPPAAALDRFYHQKLDWRPCDHPALDAAGAQCAGVVVPLDYSRPDGRTTTVAISRIAATDPARRRGIMLSNPGGPGSPGLAMMVTVRDRLTPDVRAQYDLIGMDPRGIGRSERVECALPLPTMLFSAGFDVFGYARDTALAAALATSCVAPDPDRARMSTTRNVARDMDVIRGALGESRTSYYGGSYGSYLGAVYMQMFGDRADRFVLDSGVDPDRYWIGMFQDMGATNEAALDDWAIWAARHDAEYHFGSTPAQVRAFVEELVHRAAAHPVVSEAYLIDEHTVPMMLLALLVNPKLNADLADALGIIEDGVSGRPVDMRRLKTKIAGAVPTEASGMAAVLCGDRAAPRDPAWYYRNIEAVRASQPVFGAFANNITACAFWPEPVEPPTEVHNAVPALLLGTVHDTRTAYPQTLALHRDLTASRLVTLAHTRIHGAFRVGLSPCVNDIVNTYLGTGTLPAADRTCEPDPAYFPE; from the coding sequence ATGCGGGGTCGGTGGATTCGACGGATCGTGCTGGGAATGGTGCTCACCGCCGGGGCCGCCACGGTGTCCGCGGTCCCGGCGGGCGCCGACGATCCACCGGCCGCCGCGCTGGACCGGTTCTATCACCAGAAACTGGACTGGCGGCCGTGCGACCATCCGGCACTCGACGCGGCGGGGGCGCAGTGTGCGGGCGTGGTCGTCCCGCTCGACTACTCCCGGCCCGACGGGCGCACGACCACGGTCGCGATCTCCCGCATCGCCGCCACCGATCCCGCCCGGCGGCGCGGCATCATGCTGTCGAATCCGGGCGGACCGGGTAGTCCGGGGCTGGCCATGATGGTCACCGTGCGCGATCGGCTCACGCCGGACGTCCGCGCCCAGTACGACCTCATCGGCATGGATCCGCGCGGCATCGGCCGCTCCGAGCGGGTGGAGTGCGCGCTGCCGCTGCCCACCATGCTGTTCTCGGCCGGGTTCGACGTCTTCGGTTACGCCCGCGACACCGCGCTGGCCGCCGCCCTGGCCACCTCGTGCGTGGCGCCGGACCCGGACCGGGCGCGCATGTCCACCACCCGCAACGTCGCCCGCGACATGGACGTCATCCGCGGCGCTCTCGGCGAATCTCGGACGAGTTACTACGGCGGCTCCTACGGCAGCTATCTCGGCGCGGTCTATATGCAGATGTTCGGTGACCGCGCCGACCGTTTCGTGCTCGACAGCGGGGTCGATCCGGATCGGTACTGGATCGGCATGTTCCAGGACATGGGCGCGACCAACGAAGCGGCACTGGACGATTGGGCGATCTGGGCGGCGCGCCACGATGCCGAATACCACTTCGGGTCCACCCCCGCCCAGGTGCGCGCCTTCGTCGAGGAACTCGTCCACCGCGCGGCCGCGCATCCGGTCGTGAGCGAGGCGTATCTCATCGACGAGCACACGGTGCCGATGATGTTGCTCGCGCTGCTGGTCAATCCGAAGCTGAACGCCGACCTGGCCGACGCGCTGGGGATCATCGAGGACGGTGTCTCGGGGCGTCCCGTCGACATGCGGCGGTTGAAGACCAAGATCGCCGGCGCCGTCCCGACGGAGGCCTCCGGCATGGCCGCGGTGCTGTGCGGTGACCGCGCCGCGCCGCGCGACCCGGCGTGGTACTACCGCAATATCGAGGCGGTCCGGGCCAGCCAGCCGGTGTTCGGCGCGTTCGCCAACAACATCACCGCCTGCGCGTTCTGGCCCGAACCGGTCGAACCGCCGACCGAGGTGCACAACGCGGTTCCGGCGCTGCTGCTGGGCACCGTGCACGACACCCGGACCGCCTATCCGCAGACCCTGGCGCTGCACCGCGATCTGACCGCCTCCCGACTGGTTACTTTGGCGCACACCAGGATTCACGGCGCCTTCCGCGTCGGGCTGAGTCCCTGTGTCAACGATATCGTCAACACCTACCTCGGCACCGGAACCCTGCCCGCCGCGGACCGCACCTGCGAACCCGACCCCGCCTACTTCCCGGAGTAG
- a CDS encoding MarR family winged helix-turn-helix transcriptional regulator has translation MAEPLQPEELSTYFALMEAVSLLQHAVEQQLRTAGDLSYVQFQVLARLAGAEGQLTMTELADGVVYSRSGLTHQAGLLERAGLITRAPSPDDQRATIVTITEAGSARVRQVLPGHVEVTRRMLFDPLPPRDVTELGEIMTRVRDHMRAQPPRSATPRKRAPKSE, from the coding sequence GTGGCCGAACCTTTGCAGCCGGAAGAGCTGAGCACGTACTTCGCGCTCATGGAGGCGGTCAGCCTGCTGCAGCACGCGGTGGAACAGCAGTTGCGCACCGCGGGCGATCTCAGCTACGTGCAGTTCCAGGTGCTGGCCCGGCTCGCCGGGGCCGAGGGACAGCTGACCATGACCGAGCTGGCGGACGGCGTCGTCTACAGCCGCAGCGGCCTCACCCACCAGGCCGGTCTGCTGGAACGGGCGGGCCTGATCACCCGCGCGCCCAGCCCGGACGATCAGCGCGCCACCATCGTCACCATTACCGAGGCGGGCTCGGCCCGGGTGCGACAGGTGCTGCCCGGCCACGTCGAGGTGACCCGCCGGATGCTCTTCGACCCGCTACCCCCGCGCGACGTCACCGAACTGGGGGAGATCATGACGCGGGTCCGCGACCACATGCGCGCCCAACCGCCGCGCTCCGCGACCCCGCGCAAGCGCGCGCCGAAATCCGAGTAG
- a CDS encoding NADP-dependent oxidoreductase yields the protein MKAVRYHRYGDSDVLEYEESPRPVPGAGEVLVQVAATSFNPVDAMMRAGHLSEVFPIALPHVPGLDLAGTIAEVGAGVEGQRPGDPVVAFLPMTADGAAAEYVLAPAEVLAAAPTTVDAAEAAALPVAGLTAWQALFDVAELRAGQSILVNGAGGAVGGYAVQLAKQAGAVVTATASARSAKRLRDYGIDRIVDHLDYTATPVTVAGKPFDVVINLVGTTPEETAALVDLVADGGVLASATTPAPEHPGRGVRTPRIFVRSDAGQLAELVRRVDAGELRIDVADRRPLADLAAVHADADAGRLPGKTILVA from the coding sequence ATGAAGGCAGTGCGCTACCACCGGTACGGCGACAGCGACGTACTGGAGTACGAGGAGTCCCCGCGGCCCGTCCCGGGCGCGGGCGAGGTGTTGGTGCAGGTGGCCGCCACCTCGTTCAATCCGGTCGACGCGATGATGCGCGCCGGTCATCTGAGTGAGGTGTTCCCGATCGCCCTGCCGCACGTGCCCGGTCTGGATCTCGCCGGGACGATCGCCGAAGTCGGCGCGGGAGTCGAAGGGCAGCGGCCCGGCGATCCGGTCGTGGCGTTCCTGCCGATGACCGCGGACGGTGCGGCCGCCGAGTACGTGCTCGCACCCGCCGAGGTGCTGGCGGCGGCGCCGACGACGGTGGACGCGGCCGAGGCCGCCGCCCTGCCCGTCGCCGGGCTGACGGCGTGGCAGGCGTTGTTCGACGTGGCCGAATTGCGGGCCGGTCAGTCGATTCTGGTGAACGGCGCCGGTGGGGCGGTCGGCGGCTACGCGGTCCAGCTCGCGAAGCAGGCCGGGGCCGTGGTCACCGCGACGGCGAGTGCCCGGAGCGCGAAACGATTGCGCGACTACGGAATCGACCGCATCGTCGATCATCTGGACTACACGGCCACGCCGGTCACCGTGGCGGGCAAGCCGTTCGACGTGGTGATCAATCTGGTGGGCACCACACCGGAGGAGACCGCCGCGCTCGTCGACCTGGTCGCCGACGGCGGGGTGCTGGCGAGCGCCACGACTCCCGCTCCGGAGCATCCGGGCCGTGGCGTGCGGACGCCGCGGATCTTCGTCCGCAGCGACGCCGGACAACTGGCCGAACTCGTCCGTCGCGTCGACGCCGGAGAGCTGCGGATCGATGTCGCCGACCGCCGACCGCTGGCCGACCTCGCGGCCGTGCACGCCGACGCCGATGCCGGCCGGCTGCCGGGCAAGACGATCCTGGTGGCCTGA